In the genome of Xanthomonas hortorum pv. pelargonii, the window CGAAAGTCGCCAAGTCCGCCACCAAGAAAACCGCAAAGAAGAAGGCAAGCTGATGAGCGAAGAGCACAAGGTGTTGGCACGCATCCCGATCAGCGTGCGCTGGCGCGACATGGACAGCATGGGCCATGTCAATAACGCCAAGTACATTTCCTATCTGGAAGAAGCACGCGTGCGCTGGATGCTGGGCGTTGAAGGCGTGGCGATGACCGACCGCATCGCGCCGGTGGTCGCGGCCACCAACGTCAACTACAAGCGCCCGCTGGTGTGGCCGAACGACATCCTGGTGGAACTGTTCGTCGAGCGACTGGGCAGCAGCAGCATCACCATCGGCCATCGCATCCTCGACCAGAAAGACCAGAGCGTGCTGTATTCGGATGGCAACGTGGTCGTGGTGTGGATCGATACCCAGACCGGCAAAAGCGCGTCGCTGCCGGATGCGGTGCGCGCTGCCAGCAACTGAGTTTCATTAGCGCATTCGCTGCGTTTTCTCGGTGTCGGTGATTGGCGGCGGCTCTTTCGGGAGCCGCCGTTTTACTTTCCTGCGACGATGCAGTTGCTGCTGCGTCATGCAGTAGACACACGCTTCGAGACCGGCAGAACGCAGGGGATGCAGCACAGCGACCTGCGCCTCAGGGGTTGCGCTTGATCGGCAACGTTGTGCAAGTGGCCTCACCAGGACGGCAGCATGCGTGCCGCCATCCTGGCGCTGTTACGCACTGCGCCCGATCACGAACCCGGCGCGCGCTTGCGTGCTTCCAACGTGGTCTTGATCTCGCGGCCATCCTGCAAGGTAAAGATCACTGGCACCTGCGCGCCTTCCTGCAGCGGTGCGCCGGCGTCCATCAGCATCAGATGCAGGCCGCCCGGCGCCAGCATCACCGACTTGCCGGCAGGCAGCGGCAACTCGGGCACCGCACGCATGCGACTGACGCCATTGCTCTGCGTGGTCTCGTGAATGGAGACATCGGCGAACACGCTGCTCTTGGCCGCGGTGACCTTCAGCGGCTGCGCGCAGCCGTTATGGAATTGCCCGAACCCCGCCGCCATGCCCATGCCACCGGGCGGTGGAATGCGGACCCAGCCATCCTTGAATTCAGGCAGGCACTGCGCCGAGACGCCTGCACTTGCCAACACCGCCAACGCACCGAGCAGCACGCGTGCATACATGCGCTGCCTGCTTCGACTGCCGTCTATCATGACCCGACCTCCAGGAGCCCCGAATGAGCATCCAGATCTTAGACCATGGCCGTCTTCGCGAAATCCGTCTGGCCCGCTCGCCGGTCAATGCACTGGACAGGGCGCTCTGCCAGGCCTTGAGCGTTGCAGTGCAGCAGGCCGGCGATGAGACCGATGGCATCGTGCTGTCGGGCAGCGAGCGGATCTTTTCCGGCGGCATGGACGTGCCGCACCTGCTGGCGCACGGCACCGACCGCGCGGAATTGCTGGCCAGCTGGACGGCCTTCTTCGAGGCCGCGCAAGCGTTGGCCAACAGCCGCGTGCCGGTGGTGGCGGCCATCGGCGGGCATGCGCCGGCCGGCGGCTGCGTGTTGGCGCTGTGCTGCGACTACCGGGTGATGGCGCGCAGTGCCGACACCGCCAAACCCTATGCGATCGGCCTGAACGAAGTGCAGGTGGGGCTGGCCGCGCCCGAAGGCATCCAGCGCCTGTTGCGCCGCGTGGTCGGTGCGCACCGCGCCGAGCGCCTGCTGATCTCCGGCCAGCTGCTGCCGGCCGAACAGGCGGTCACGATCGGCCTGGTCGACGAGCTGGCCGATGGCGAGCTGGTCACCGCGCGCGCGGTTGCCTGGCTGCAGGATCTGCAGCGACTGCCGCGCCAGCCCATGCTGACCACGCGTGCCATCGCCCGTGCCGATCTGCGCGCCGCGCTGGCACCCGAGCTGATCCAGCTGGAGCGTTTCATCGACGGCTGGTACGCACCGGATGCGCAGGCGGCGCTGCATGGCCTGGTCGCGCGCCTGCAAAAGGCCTGAGCACGCGCCTTGGGCATGGTGACGACGGGGCGGCCGGTATAATCGCGGTCCGTCGCACGCCCAGGCCAGCCCTTTGTCCGCCACTGCCGAACCCGTCGTCTCCGAACTGATCAACCTGCTGTCGCTGGAGCGTCTGGAAGACAACCTGTTTCGCGGCCAGAGCCGCGATATCGGCACCAAGTACGTGTTTGGTGGGCAGGTGCTGGGGCAGGCGCTGGCCGCCGCGCAGGCCACGGTGGAAAACGGCCGCCAGGCGCACTCGTTGCATGCCTATTTTCTGCGCGCCGGGGATTTCGATCACCCGATCGTCTACGACGTCGATCGCACCCGCGATGGCGGCAGTTTCTCGGTACGACGGGTCACCGCGATCCAGCATGGCAAGGTGATCTTTTTCTGCGCAGCGTCGTTTCAGGAACACGAAGACGGCGCCGAGCATCGGTCGGTGATGCCGGTGGTGCCGCCACCGGAAGATATCGAACCCACCGCGCCGCTGGCACCGGAGGTGCTGGCGAAACTGCCGGCCAAGGTGCAGCGCTGGCTCTCGCGTGGCGGCCCGTTCGAATTCCGCCACGTCTTTCCGCGCGACGAACTCAGACCACCCAAGCGCCCGCCGTTCCAGC includes:
- the tesB gene encoding acyl-CoA thioesterase II, translating into MSATAEPVVSELINLLSLERLEDNLFRGQSRDIGTKYVFGGQVLGQALAAAQATVENGRQAHSLHAYFLRAGDFDHPIVYDVDRTRDGGSFSVRRVTAIQHGKVIFFCAASFQEHEDGAEHRSVMPVVPPPEDIEPTAPLAPEVLAKLPAKVQRWLSRGGPFEFRHVFPRDELRPPKRPPFQQMWLRLSDPVGDDVGLHRALLAYASDFQLLGTSTFPHGISYYTPNVQMASLDHALWFHRPFRTDDWLLYSLDSPTAQGSRGLARGQFFTRDGVLVASTTQEGLIRVVPDGSAIAVPAKD
- a CDS encoding enoyl-CoA hydratase/isomerase family protein, whose amino-acid sequence is MSIQILDHGRLREIRLARSPVNALDRALCQALSVAVQQAGDETDGIVLSGSERIFSGGMDVPHLLAHGTDRAELLASWTAFFEAAQALANSRVPVVAAIGGHAPAGGCVLALCCDYRVMARSADTAKPYAIGLNEVQVGLAAPEGIQRLLRRVVGAHRAERLLISGQLLPAEQAVTIGLVDELADGELVTARAVAWLQDLQRLPRQPMLTTRAIARADLRAALAPELIQLERFIDGWYAPDAQAALHGLVARLQKA
- a CDS encoding copper chaperone PCu(A)C; translated protein: MLLGALAVLASAGVSAQCLPEFKDGWVRIPPPGGMGMAAGFGQFHNGCAQPLKVTAAKSSVFADVSIHETTQSNGVSRMRAVPELPLPAGKSVMLAPGGLHLMLMDAGAPLQEGAQVPVIFTLQDGREIKTTLEARKRAPGS
- a CDS encoding acyl-CoA thioesterase translates to MSEEHKVLARIPISVRWRDMDSMGHVNNAKYISYLEEARVRWMLGVEGVAMTDRIAPVVAATNVNYKRPLVWPNDILVELFVERLGSSSITIGHRILDQKDQSVLYSDGNVVVVWIDTQTGKSASLPDAVRAASN